Part of the Notamacropus eugenii isolate mMacEug1 chromosome 5, mMacEug1.pri_v2, whole genome shotgun sequence genome is shown below.
GGGACTTTGAAGTAAAGGGTATCTCACATCTGGGTGTCAAATTACATGAGGAGTTAACAAGGTTCCATACTGGGGTTCACATCAGGAAGTAATCTCACGCAGTTCTGCAGAGGCTTTTCAAGTTACTCCCATTATCTCATGCAATTCCAAAGGTGAGGAATCTCTGGGAACTAGGACTCTAATTGGATGCCAAATGGTGGGAGGATATCATTAAAGGAGGGACAACGTCATGGCTCCTGTGGTTCAGCCTCTTCTTGGAGGATAGATTCAGTCCTTACCTCCCAGGTAGGAGAAATCCCTTTCAGGCTTTTGTTTTATGAGCATCCCTCTCTTAAACTCGCTCCCACAATGAGTGGTAGAGACGTAAACACCAGGAGTTGAAGAGCCAAGTGGGGAGTAGCCAGCCCAGTCTGGAGTGAATTCAAACCAGGCATCTGGGAATAAAACAAAACTTTCACTTTGGTGAGCAGGTTTTACACCAGAGTAGGAGTCACAACAGAATAACACTCACATCCAAAAAAATTCACATAATGGTCTGTGGTTTTTCCAAGGATAGACTCACAAAACCCCGGGGCTTCATATCTACCTATAATCACAATAAAACATACTCCCCATACATGTTTCCTATCACCTACTTTTCTCAGAGACAGCTATTCATTACACAGGTCACTTCCTAGTGAGTCCCTGGCACCAACTTGCTAGACCTAATCAGGAAAGGAAGCTAGACCAAGCACAGTGGGAGAAAAGCAGATTGGTCAGTCAGGACTGGCCCATTGTTCACTTAACACAGTACATAGGATGCAATTTGTAAACCCCAAAAAGTCATGTCTTACAAGAGGCTGAGGATCTCAACAACCATGAAGAACAGGAAAGTTTTTGTAGTGACCAGCACTGACTATGTGATGTTTGTATTTGGGCCACAGTCAAATGACCGTGTTCTATGTTTAAAGGCAGGCTGTTCTCCTTCCCAAGAGAGAAGAGTCATAATATACAAACTGTGAGAGTTAGGAGGAACCTCACTGGCCATATAATACAATATCCACTCAAATTGGCCCTAATTCCCCCTGATTCCTGGCAAGTGACCATCCAGCATCTCCTGAATAGCtctaaggaaaagaaagtcaCCAACTCAACAGGGACAGCACCAAAGGAGATGCCACCTCAACAGGGAGGCCAACAAAGGAGACCACCAAGGAATGCATCATAGCAGAAGCGAAGTAACTTTGCTTTTCAACACTTGACATGATGAGGGACTTTCCATGACATCAAAGATAAATCAGCCTCTTTGTCAATTCCCCCATTTGAATCTGAGATGAAGCAGAATGTATCTAACTATTTCTCCACAGAATAACCATCCCCTTATCTGAAGAGAGCTGTCATGTCTCCCAAATTCTTcacttcttcaggctaaacattacCAGACCTCTCAGCTATCCACATAAGCCATGAATTTGACACCCTTCATCAATCTGGTTGTCCTCCACTGTTTACTCTCCACGTTATCAATTTTCCGTAGTACTCAGAATGAAACATGATGCATGATAAAGAGGTTCAaataatttttctccattttccatattaTACTGGGAAAGAAGTTCCTTTAAAAATGGAAGCTTGGCTTCaatgtgaaaatcaaaagaagaaagatgtgAAGAAGCAGAAGGGAAATGTGACCTATGTAAGAAAGTTAGAGAATGGGAGAATTTCAcaaaatgaggaagggaaggggtgcCATTACACATTGGAAACAAGAAAAGCAAAGTTGAGAAGAGGGTGGAGCTAAATCAGTTCTTGGTTAATAAGCAGCTCTATATCCCTGAAAAATATTGAGGTAGATCCACAGCATCCATCAGTTGAGATCACTTAGTAATGGTTAGGGGGAAATACCAAAGAGCAGAGGAATTCAATACCTCCCCACTGAGATatactgtgcaggtcaccagcctcacttctcctccagagccatctgaatccagtgacctgataatcctcaggatggctggagatgacccaggatgcactgggagactttggggcctttaggccaaagtctttgcaggtactcgCTTAGGGTGAGGAAACACCTAttataggcctgtttaagaagtagccagggcatggcccctttaatgaggtcaagaaaaacagacatcaggctgggtgggaaacagcaacagttactattcataatcactctaaagctagggggGTCCAGAAGCCCTTGTCAGGGGCCCATTGGGGTCTCAGCTTCAGAGTatactcaagtgcaagtcatgtcatcatttctctgatggcatggtcttcttggcaGCAAAGGAGGAACAGGATCCTGTGAGTAGATacagctggctgaatgctagctgggtatCTCAACTCCTCCCAGCCTGacgcctttctttttcttgacctcattaaaggggccacgccctggctacttcttaaacaggcctgttcactgaatgggcattgcctcaccctaagtgagtaacTGCAAAGACgttggcctaaagggtccaaggtctcccagtgaattctcggccatctccagtcatcctgatgaatatcaggtcactggattcaaatggctctggaggagaagtgaggctggtgacctgcacaggcctcctTCACTCACAataaagtcaagcgcaagtcatgtcatcatttctgttcATTTGAGGGAATCCAAGAAAACAAGAGGAAGGAAAACATGGTGGAGAGCATCTGGGTGAAAatcaatggagagagaaaaagtggaAATGTTGGCATGGGAGTATACTACAGATCACctggacagaaagggaaaatagatAAGGAGCTCAGGGAATATCACCAACCTGGCATAAAGGTAGGATACTGTGGTTATGGGGGATTTTGATTATATAGATCACTGCTGGAGTTTCCTCTCTGCCAGAAGCGAGGAGCTCATAACCCCTTGACTTACATTAATAttcatttcatccttcaaaaaccTGAAAAGTGAACAAGGGGAAATTCTATGCTGTTAAGGATTCTCACTAACAAGAAGGAACTAGTTGCTGATATAGAAATGATGGAATCCTTCTTAAAAGGCAACTTTTCCATCCTGGACTTTGGTCATATTCTGATATGGACACTAGATTTATGGAAAGCACATTTCCAAAGGCTCTAAGGAAAGATATGTAGTATACATAAACTAAAATGCTACAGAGGAAGTGAGCCCGGGAGCCATGGGGAATTTCAAAGACGTAATTCtgaagttaaaaagaaacaattttaatgaGGAGGAAACATCAAAACCATCTGAAGAGACCACCATCAATGCACAAGCAACTTAACAATGTACCTATTGATGGCAGATAGAAGCAGAGACAAGCAACAGAAGATGAATACAAGGTCATGGAAAAGTCTGTAAGAATTGTATCAGGAGACTCAAAGCTCAGAATGAGCAGAGATTGGCAAGGGAATctaaagatgaaagaaaggaagttaGTACCTATGTTGGCAGAAGAGGAAAATATAGCACAATGAAAgctgaaaagagagaaagcagagatGTTCATTTATTTGCCTTCCATTGTCACCACGAAAGGCAGAATAAAAATGTCTAACACAGGATTGATGCTCAACATAGGTAAGGAGGTAGTAAGTGAACTCCATGCGGAACTTggtgaattcaggtctcctgacccAGATGGAACAAATTCTTTATGACTTAAAAAACTGCTGGATTGGCTGGCTGAGGCCCTTTTATTGATCTCTTAAGACTGCAGAGAATGAGAGGAGGAACACAGGACAAGAGAAGGATTTATTTTAAACAGGGCATGGGGAGTTGAAAGGAATAAGCTGTAAACTATACACAGTCTAGAGAATTCAACTTTGATTCTGGGGAAAATGCTAGCTGGATTAATAAAGAGACGgctgaaggagaaggaggagagctgGAAAAAGATGACAACAATGAGAATGGCAGCAATAGTAACAaatttgaagaaggaaggaatgagggcaAGGAGGTGTCATTTTGCTAAGAACAGGCATGCTCAATCCCTTTGAACAGGGTTATTAAACCAGCAGATCATGGCTGTTTGAGTAAGATCACCAAGACTTTACCAAATCACTTGACAAAAGTTTGCTTGGGATAAAGATGAAAATACGTGTGCTAGGAGACAATATACATTGTGAATCTGTCACCATCAAAGGGTCAGTTTCTGATTCAATGTTAACTAAAAATGAAGTCTCCAGGGAAGTCACCCAAAGAACTCTACTTGTCCCTGTGCTATTTTGAAATTTCTGTCAGCTACCTGAATAATGGCAGAGATGACCTGCTCATCTAATTTGCACATAACATGATGGATAGCCAGTCAGCACAACAGACAACCAAGTCAGGACCCTAGAAACTTTTAGGAGGCTATCTACTAAAGTATTGGGCTAAATCCAAGAAGATAAAATTCAATAGAGATCCCACATCTGATACTAGAGATCCAAAAGGCAACTTCTCAAGCAAAGATGAGTGAGAGGCATGCTTTGTAGGACAGCAGTTTGTCTACCAAGGAGGTGAGAGTTTTAGGTGACCACAAGGTCAAATGAATCAGTCTTGTGATATAGCAGCCCCCAAACCTGATGTTACTTGAGTCACAAGGAGGAGGATACCTTTCAGCAATGAGATATTAATCCCACTGTATCATGTCTCAACTCATTCCTCCTCTGAAAGATGGTGTTTAGTTCTCAGAACCTTAGTGTAAAATCTGGAGAGAATCCAAAGAAGGACAGCCAAGTTGCAAAGAGACTTGAGTCCAAGTCACATGAGGATTGGGTGAAGAAGTTGGGAAATCTGAGCCATGGGAAATATGTCTCAGTGGGGACCTTCGACACAGTTGACTTCAATGACCTCTCAGATAATCTCTTCTCTGCTGGTTTTTCTGACACTGATTCATCTCATCCCTCCCATCTATCCACTACTGTCCATGGATCATCAGGAAAATGGGCATGTCCATCACGAGTGTTCAGATGGCTCTGTCCTAAGCCCTCTTCTCCTTTACCACTATACCATCTTGCTTAATAATCTTTTCACCTCCCATGGGTACAACTATTACGTCTACGTGACTGATTCCAAGAACCCTACATCTAAccataatctctctcctgagcagGATTTCTGCACCACAAATTGACTTATAGAAATTTCAAAGTGGATATTCCAtgggtatctcaaactcaacaggtCTAAAACAGATCCCATCATTCTCCAGAAACCCTCTCTTCTTATATACTTTCCTATGTCAAGtacaccatcatccttccagtcattctGCCTTAACTAACATCCTCAATTCTTCATTCCCAttcacctcacatatccaatgTATGACTCACATATCCAACATGAACTCACCTCTCTttgtaattcttttcatttctattttcacaaCATCTCTACTATgggcccccttctctccactgacaaagccaccaccctaattcaggaTCTTGTTACCTTTCATGCATACTATGGCAAGGTCCTACTAATGATGTCCCCAGCAGTGGAAACAATACAAAAGTAATTAGATACAAACAGAGTGAATGGAAGACGATATCAGAGGGAAAGGTACTGTCTTTACTAGAGTAAGGGATACTGAGAAAGGTACCCATTAAAATGTGGGGATagaattaaatgaagaaaatcagagaaatgaGGCTGTAGAGACAAAGGAGAGTGTTCCAGTAACAAAGGACACCTAGGAGCATGGAGCAGAAACATGCAACATCTTATTCAAGAAGGAGCAAATAGGTCAGTATTGCTGGATTGTAGAGAATGTGGagagaagtatgagaagactggCGATGCATCAAGGGAGCCAAGTGGTAAGGGGCTGTACATGTCAATCAGGGGAATGTATCCACTGGGTAGGAATGGTGAAGTGGGGTTCTTCTAGTACAGGTTGGACTGGACAGTCAAAGAGATCCTCTCCAACTGAACTTCTGGGAAGATTCAGAAATTTTTCCTCAAAAAGACCTCACTTCCATGGATTATTGAGATGTTCCTAGGGTGTTGAGTGACCTTGGCCATAGACTCCCTGACATCACTACCCAAAATGGATCTTCTGGACAAATATCTTGCCACTCCACCCTAAGTCTTCTTCAGGGAAGATGCCAGGGCCATACTCACTCTTTTCACAAAACTTGAGGTCATGGTCGATGGTAGCAAATATGGGATATGGTACAATCCCCATCTTCGACTCTTTCTTGACCTGGGACAGGTGAGACCCTAGAAGCTGATAGGGTTAATAGGAAGAGATTTGAAagcagagaaatggagaaatattcaCAGAGACGTGTCCAGCATGGAGCTACCAGGTGCCAAGAGGGTAGCAATTCAGAGGGTTTctaactggaaaggaccttagatcaTTACTGCTACTccagttttgtcatttttcaagaaagaaaCAGATCCAGAGCAGGGAAGACAATTTCCTAGGGTCATAAGAATCAGtagcagagacaagatttgaactcagatctcctgatttCAAAACAAGGGCTCATCTGAGTAATGACAGGCTTGAAGGGACCCTCCCAGGCTCACCATTAATAAATTAACATGCGGTCACCCAAAAGAACCCTAGCACTCATCATAGTATCTGACAGACacgatgcttaacaaatgctagttgattgactaGCAAGCTGGAAGCATGGGCTTGGGCAGCCATCCAACAGGAGGATAGAATTGGAACACTTTCACCCTGAGAAGAAACATCTCCCTGCTCCCAGCTCCCCTGGGTTCCGATTGAGACCTTACTTCATTTGTAAGGTAGTAGACAACAGAATAGGACCAGAAGTCAGTGAGGGAATAGTCATCCCTCTCTGCAGCCTCACAGAGCTTATCCAGAGCCACAGAGATGTCCCAAGACTCCTGCAGACGCATCCTGCACTCATTTTCTGCCTTCTTCAGGTCTTTCCACCCATCACTCTTGTTGTAGAGGGAGGCCATGCACCTAAGGAAGAGAAAAGCTTCTGGCTGGCTGGCAGGTGAAAGATCTGGCCAAATACAATGCAGTTAGGCCCCTAAGGGGCACCCTAGTGCACATaacaccagctctggagtcaagaagaccccagTTCCAATATAACCTCAGATACTGAATGGAcatgggaccctaggcaagtgacttcatctctgcctgccttgttttcttcaattatgaaatagtaataatagtacccacctcccagggctgctgtgggGATCCAATGAAACAGTACTTGTAAAATGTCTTAGcctactgcctggcacataacaggtgccccaaaaatgcttccttccttcatcccttccaTTACGGTTTGCAACTGCTTAGAAGTTCAAAAAGGACTGGTTGGCCCTTCACTCTTAAAACCCATTGACCATCAGTCCAGTGCTCCATTTATATAGCTAGTTAGTCTCCAAAGTGCTTTAGAGTATAACTCTGATCTGTCACCTTCATACCGATTCTTCCTCTCATACCCTTTACAGTTTCACCAAGTTCTTTGTCATTCACTGTGTCCTCAAAGGGACTCTCTCAATATCAGTCGGGTAGTGGGCTCAACATTATGCATGGAGCAAGTGTGATCAGGAGAAGGCTGGGGACTTCTGGAGAGGGACTTTGTGAAGCACAGAGCCTTCTTCCCAGTGGAGCTGtggaccccctcccccccaccaaagACAGCATACATACTGACAGGTTCTTACCAGGTGGAGCCAGACACTCCTGCAATATATGTGACCATGTCCAGAAGCCCCACACAGCTCAGCTCACTAAGGACACCTTGGCAGGCTATGGCAGCTCTCAGGCCCCCACCTGAGAGCAGCACAGAAACCACAGGGACCTAGGTGCAGTAGAGAAAGAGGTGAAAGTAGCATAGCAGGGATCATACTTGAGAAGGGACATGGGAGAGGGAAATATTCCATCAGAGGAGAGGAGTGGTAGGTAGGGTCCACATTTGGTAAAGGTAGAGAGGACATTATACtctaagagaaggaagagggtgaGGATTCACAccctaagattaaaaaaagaagatagtgTGATGAAATTCCCattcaaagaaggagaaaaagatcaATGCTTTAATCCAGGGGCAGAAGAGAACCTATAAAGGTACCAGAAGAGGAGAAACCAGGGTCCATACCGTGGAAAGATGGTAGGTCAGACATGAATAGagcaaaaaaatggaaggaaggaaatgttgGAATTGAGTCCAATAAAGAGTTAGACAACTCCCAAATATCCACTTCAGAGAAACTTCTGCAGAGCATCCAGATGCTCCTGGCTTCTGCCCACACCAGGGCCTCCATGGCCCCTTACCTTTTTGACATAAATGCCCTCAAGGCCCTTCAGCAGGGCTTTGAGGATATGTTCCCTTCGATTTTTCACTGCTTCCTTCTCTTCGTCTGAGATTCCAAAACCAATCCTGATGTGACGACTGTCCAGAATAATAAGAGGCATGTTACACACAATTCACTGGGCTCAATCCTTTGTCCCTGGTTGGCTGGCTGGCTCTGGATGGTCTTCCCACCATCAGTCTGAAATCCTTCATCTTTTCAGGTTCTAACCCTGGCTCTCCATCTGCCACCCATTGACCCACCTGACACTAAATCTCTGCTTTATACCAAACCACCCCCATATCAAGTCAGGTATCACATCTGCCTGGGACCTCTCTCTCACCTTAGAACAGATAGGTCAGGTTCACTCTTGGCACTGCAGGCAACTTGCTGCAAAACAAAGAGGCTCATAGAGACAATTAATAGGGGTCAATGAGTAAGACAAACTCCCCCTCCTCAACCCCTCAACCTCTCCAATGGCCACATACAGGGAGCCACGAACCCTCTCCTCCTGACCGGCCCATCCATTCACAGTTCTATTTGACATCTCCAAGCACTCCATCTCCATCCTCACCCCTCTAACCCACAGTGCCGATTTCAATCGCACATAGGAAGTTCCCTGGAAGGTACCAAGTAGACCCAGAAATTAGGACAGTACCTGGGGTATAGCCATGTCTCCTGTCTTCTCACCCTGCACTGATCACAGGATGACCTGAGTCAGAAAAAGTAGGGAGGGGTAGAGAGTAAAACACAAGCTGTCTACAGGgctctatctgtctttctctgtgtatgtgtttgtatgattctctctgtctctgcttctccttcccaccccacttTTACCTCTCcaacttttaaaagcagaaattatTTCCCAAAGATGAAACAGCTGCagcttcaatttccaattttcaataaagaaacagaagtcaaTGTGAAAATAGGACAAAGCCACGAGCCATCTTTCtaaacaccaaattgaaaatacccagaaatgtcatagtcaaaatccaaagcttccaggtcaaacgcacacatagacacacacacacacacacacacacacacacacacatacccactgCAAACAATTATAAAgagttaaaatggaaagaaatcacaGTGAGATTCACATAAAACTTCACTGCAACTACTCAAAACAATGGAAGATACTGGAATGCAATATTTTATAAAGGATGAAGAAAATTAACTTTATAAAATAACATAGCCTGAAAAAACCTTAATATAACATCATAGGACGAACCACACACTTTCGTGGTCAGCCTGTGGTCAAAAAAGAGCTGAAAGCATAGACATTTGTAGAAACAACATTATAGGAAATGTAGCTACAAAAGTTTCTGTTATAAACTGGGGGGACACTCCCCCAAAAcatatacaaaaccaaaagaaagaatggaCTGAAACATAAACTCATGGAGAGGAGAATAAGTAGTTAACACATATGACTAAAGAAACTAATACCTCCATCATTAAGGTCCCTGATATACTTTCTTTCCCTGTGGTATCATTATACTGTTCCCCTCAAAGTGGTATCTCTACTAACAGAGATGACCAAAGCTCTCAATTGGTGTGATGCCTTAGGTGCCTGCATCTCCTAATGGAAGATTTCTTAACTGAAGTATGCAATTGCCAGTTGTTGGAGGATGAAAGAGATGCTCTCCCACCCTGTGAAGGGATGAAGATCAATTCCTTCTCAAAGactcatttcttcttctataactGGCTCTCTGCTCTCATAGTTGATactccctagagatatctcttaTCCCCAATGACTCCCTAGACAAAGTGTCTTGCATTTGAAAGGACCTCCCTAGGTGGGGCAAATTCATTGGTCATCCAATTAGCCTTGCACATGTATCAAGCTTGACTGCAGAAATTACTTAATATTATCCTGAAAAGGAAACCAAGTAGACATGCTTCTTTGCACTTTATTTTAGGACCATAACATCTTGTTTGCTCTCTTGCTCCTTTCATCCAATGGGCTAGCAAGAAACAAAAGGAGAAGGACTCCTGATAAATTACATTAGTTTaggttaagaaaaataaaataaatgtgatgGGGATGGGATATGAACctccaaaaggaaaagaccatgtcttttgGATCTGGACTCCACAAAGGAAAAGCTTCTGGACTTTCCCACATAACATGGGTCCTTGGCATTCCCCTGAGGCACCAGACCTTCCAGTTAACAAtcctttcattgtggccctcaTGGTCTGCACCTGGCCCCACCCTGGACCACCACTCCTTAATTCCATCCAGACCCCTTCTCTGTTCCCAGACAAACTGGTCACTCCTAGCTTCTGTTTCAAAGGTCCATCTTGTCTCCATTCAATTTCTCAGATTCCTTAAGCGTCTGGCCAAAAAGGTAGATTCTTAAAATCTCTTCCATCCTGAAGGGTGTTCTGATGAACCTTATCTCTATCTGAAAGAAAGGTTGAGTCCATCTCATTTCAGGTAGGACCTGTATAATATGTCCTTGAATTCTGGGGTCCCAACATCCCTAGATCTCATCAAATTGACTTAATTTTTGCAGTGTAttgggaagaaatagagaaaaacttACACTGTAAGGTCTTCAGAAAAGTTCAATCTCCATCAGATACTTTCAAGGAATGTTAACCCTCCTGTTAACCTTATAGGTAGTTAAACTGTGTTTTAATTAAAATCGAAActttaaatcaagaaattattatacTACAAATGAAAGGGTCTTTCTAATTCAAATCACTGTCAAACATAAATTATACTGATGACGTTGGGTCCTGAAATTTGAAATCTTGGGAGTTAATGGCCTTTACTGAAACTGAGTTTTCAaataaatgatatatttcacTCAAGTGAATTCAAAGTTAAATTAGTGTAATAAGGATTTCAATTCCTTTATAATCATTAGGAAATTGGTTCCTCTTTTGATGAGAGGCAAACATAAAATTCCTAACATGGAAACTTACAGTTTTGGAAACTATCAAATATTTGTAGAAGAAAGACACTGTGAAGGATCTGGATCACTCACAGACCACAAAATGGAAGTGCCTTTGAGGAAACTGCTCAGTGTTTCATTTAGAGGGAATAACCAAGAAGGGAGTAATCATAATTTTTTGTAAGTAGTGAGAGTAGGAACAGAGATTCTTTATGGCCCCAATATCTATGTCATTCCTCTGCCATAGTTGGGCCCTTGGTCATTGCCAAGTGGATTCCTTCATGAAATAGCTGGATACCTGCTGTTCCAGCATCAAAGAGCTTAATCTTGAGAAGAAGACAGATGATTTCTTCTCCAAAGTTATCCTG
Proteins encoded:
- the LOC140503339 gene encoding cytosolic phospholipase A2 gamma-like isoform X2 — encoded protein: MAIPQQVACSAKSEPDLSVLSRHIRIGFGISDEEKEAVKNRREHILKALLKGLEGIYVKKVPVVSVLLSGGGLRAAIACQGVLSELSCVGLLDMVTYIAGVSGSTWCMASLYNKSDGWKDLKKAENECRMRLQESWDISVALDKLCEAAERDDYSLTDFWSYSVVYYLTNELLGSHLSQVKKESKMGIVPYPIFATIDHDLKFCEKNAWFEFTPDWAGYSPLGSSTPGVYVSTTHCGSEFKRGMLIKQKPERDFSYLGGKD
- the LOC140503339 gene encoding cytosolic phospholipase A2 gamma-like isoform X1 translates to MSLFVLQQVACSAKSEPDLSVLSRHIRIGFGISDEEKEAVKNRREHILKALLKGLEGIYVKKVPVVSVLLSGGGLRAAIACQGVLSELSCVGLLDMVTYIAGVSGSTWCMASLYNKSDGWKDLKKAENECRMRLQESWDISVALDKLCEAAERDDYSLTDFWSYSVVYYLTNELLGSHLSQVKKESKMGIVPYPIFATIDHDLKFCEKNAWFEFTPDWAGYSPLGSSTPGVYVSTTHCGSEFKRGMLIKQKPERDFSYLGGKD